Proteins found in one bacterium genomic segment:
- a CDS encoding peptidoglycan DD-metalloendopeptidase family protein, with product MRGRFRAFFVALVVGSLVSADPFGAIAAGGSVSAPQSHVAASSAESTLARIQQQLADRRRALAQTRMQEQHALVQLSWAQERLERARMGLAQTVSALHGTQAAVAQVTSSLATVSQQLETHETLMGARVRAFYERGPLGYLDVLLGAADFRDFVSRSYLLGVIINRDVQLYQQVSSERAKQSEARATLAEQEQHLAEQQAQWIVSRDQTVRLAQERRDLLTRVRSQRLAQEEAIRELEAESLKITDIIRRSTGRVHVGPIPTLRDGALLWPVEGRISSGYGWRTHPIFGTREFHTGIDIAVPWGTPIHAAAPGSVIFTGWMRGYGMLVILDHGNGLSTTYSHLSSYSVHVGQRVERGEVIAHIGSTGWSTGPHLFFEVREDGKPVNPLGE from the coding sequence ATGCGGGGACGATTCAGGGCATTTTTTGTTGCCCTCGTAGTGGGGTCGCTGGTTTCCGCCGATCCCTTCGGGGCCATCGCGGCGGGCGGATCCGTATCCGCTCCACAGTCGCACGTCGCGGCGTCCTCCGCCGAGTCCACGCTGGCCCGTATCCAGCAACAACTGGCTGACCGGCGCCGTGCCCTGGCGCAGACGCGCATGCAGGAGCAGCATGCGCTCGTGCAACTCTCGTGGGCCCAGGAGCGACTCGAGCGAGCGCGGATGGGCCTCGCCCAGACCGTCAGCGCGCTCCACGGCACCCAAGCGGCGGTTGCGCAGGTCACCAGCTCGCTCGCCACCGTGTCGCAGCAGCTCGAGACCCACGAAACGCTGATGGGCGCTCGCGTACGGGCCTTCTATGAGCGTGGTCCTCTCGGTTACCTCGACGTGTTGCTCGGGGCCGCCGATTTCCGGGATTTCGTCTCGCGCTCGTATCTGCTCGGGGTCATCATCAACCGTGACGTCCAGCTGTACCAGCAGGTCAGCTCGGAACGTGCGAAGCAGAGCGAGGCGCGGGCGACGCTGGCCGAGCAGGAGCAGCATCTCGCCGAGCAACAGGCCCAGTGGATCGTGAGCCGCGACCAAACCGTACGGCTCGCCCAGGAGCGGCGTGATCTCCTGACCCGGGTCCGCTCGCAGCGACTGGCGCAGGAGGAAGCGATCCGCGAACTTGAGGCTGAGTCCCTCAAGATCACGGACATCATCCGGCGGTCGACGGGGCGCGTGCACGTTGGTCCCATCCCGACCCTCCGGGACGGCGCGCTCCTCTGGCCGGTGGAGGGTCGCATCAGCTCTGGGTACGGCTGGCGAACCCACCCGATCTTCGGCACGCGTGAATTCCACACGGGGATCGACATCGCCGTCCCTTGGGGGACCCCGATTCACGCCGCGGCCCCGGGTTCGGTGATTTTCACGGGGTGGATGCGCGGTTATGGGATGCTTGTGATTCTGGACCACGGCAACGGTCTTTCCACGACGTACTCGCACCTATCCTCATACAGCGTGCACGTTGGACAGCGCGTGGAGCGTGGCGAGGTGATTGCGCACATCGGCAGCACGGGGTGGAGCACGGGTCCGCACCTGTTCTTCGAGGTGCGCGAGGACGGGAAGCCGGTCAACCCGCTCGGCGAGTAG
- a CDS encoding alpha/beta hydrolase, with the protein MKISVRGVELAYETLGSGPPYVLVHGGPGMGHPDRIGAYRRLAGRVRLIAYEHRGHGASGRAPAHTYTIADQAEDLHALIQALRLERPIVGGTSAGGFASLLYATRYPSEPRALVLIGTAPSGGFMARATANAERQGSPEVIAAYRRLWDGSLTDPAGFQRDFETIQPLYYYDKTRAPTSLAGRSFDPETRRALIRDYATYDVRAALASIAVPTFIGVGRHDWICPVEESVEIARLMPQAELHVFEQSGHSPQTEEPEALFEALSQFLDRVV; encoded by the coding sequence ATGAAGATCTCGGTCCGCGGCGTCGAGCTGGCGTACGAGACGCTGGGGTCCGGCCCGCCCTACGTCCTCGTCCACGGCGGGCCGGGGATGGGGCACCCCGACCGGATCGGCGCGTACCGGAGGCTCGCCGGCCGGGTGCGCTTGATCGCCTACGAGCACCGCGGCCATGGAGCGTCGGGCCGCGCCCCGGCGCACACGTACACGATCGCGGACCAGGCGGAGGACCTGCACGCGCTGATCCAAGCGCTCCGCCTCGAGCGCCCCATCGTCGGGGGCACGTCGGCCGGCGGATTCGCGTCGCTGCTGTACGCGACCCGGTACCCTTCCGAGCCGCGCGCGCTCGTCCTGATTGGCACGGCCCCGAGCGGCGGGTTCATGGCGCGCGCGACGGCGAACGCGGAACGCCAGGGATCACCCGAGGTGATCGCGGCGTACCGGCGGTTGTGGGACGGCTCCCTCACGGATCCGGCGGGGTTCCAGCGGGACTTCGAGACAATTCAACCGCTGTACTATTACGACAAGACGCGCGCGCCCACCAGCCTGGCAGGACGCTCCTTCGACCCGGAAACGCGGCGCGCGCTGATCCGGGACTATGCGACCTACGACGTCCGAGCGGCGCTCGCCAGCATCGCCGTCCCGACGTTCATCGGCGTCGGTCGCCACGACTGGATCTGCCCGGTCGAGGAGTCCGTGGAGATCGCGCGGCTGATGCCGCAGGCCGAGCTGCACGTGTTCGAGCAGAGCGGGCACTCGCCGCAAACGGAAGAGCCGGAGGCGCTGTTCGAAGCGTTGAGCCAGTTCCTGGATCGCGTCGTGTAG
- a CDS encoding VOC family protein, translating to MQVQPYVFFDGRCEEALEFYRRALGAEVTALIRFKDNPDARQRERVAADSADKIMHAAFRVGETQILASDGQCLGRPTFQGFGLSLTVPKDEDAERVFGALADGGRVQAPLTKTFFSSRFGMVADRFGVLWMVYVA from the coding sequence ATGCAGGTTCAGCCTTACGTGTTCTTCGATGGCCGGTGTGAGGAGGCGCTCGAGTTCTACCGCCGCGCGCTCGGCGCGGAGGTAACGGCGCTCATTCGGTTCAAGGACAATCCCGACGCCCGCCAGCGCGAACGGGTCGCGGCCGACAGCGCGGACAAGATCATGCACGCGGCGTTCCGCGTGGGGGAGACGCAGATCTTGGCGTCCGACGGGCAGTGTCTTGGGCGTCCGACGTTTCAGGGCTTTGGGCTGTCGCTGACAGTGCCCAAGGATGAGGACGCCGAGCGGGTATTTGGCGCACTGGCCGACGGCGGGCGGGTGCAGGCGCCATTGACCAAGACGTTCTTCTCCTCGCGGTTCGGCATGGTCGCGGACCGTTTCGGTGTGCTGTGGATGGTCTACGTCGCGTAG